Proteins from one Tsuneonella aeria genomic window:
- a CDS encoding DUF2062 domain-containing protein has product MFERASAWVNRNLPKREDLEHSRWVGPLARRHELWRFTRRSVPRGVAAGLLVGIFALIPGVQMIGAALLCVPSRGNIPIAALMTFLSNPATTPLILLAAAWVGNWFGFKADLSTLQALFNSGASLGDWTRWFVSDAAPAVLFGLAVIAVVTASIGYLLAKLFWAWWIGRKRRLMIETMRNR; this is encoded by the coding sequence ATGTTCGAGCGCGCGTCGGCATGGGTCAATCGCAATCTCCCCAAGCGGGAAGACCTGGAACATTCGCGGTGGGTCGGCCCGCTCGCGCGCCGGCATGAACTGTGGCGTTTCACGCGCCGCTCGGTCCCGCGGGGCGTGGCGGCGGGGCTCCTCGTGGGGATATTCGCCCTGATTCCCGGCGTTCAGATGATCGGCGCCGCGCTGCTCTGCGTGCCGAGCCGCGGCAACATTCCCATCGCCGCGCTGATGACCTTCCTGTCAAATCCCGCGACGACGCCGCTGATCCTGCTGGCCGCGGCCTGGGTGGGCAACTGGTTCGGGTTCAAGGCGGACCTCAGCACCTTGCAGGCCTTGTTCAACAGCGGCGCGAGCCTGGGCGACTGGACGCGCTGGTTCGTTTCCGACGCGGCGCCGGCGGTGCTTTTCGGGCTGGCGGTGATCGCGGTGGTGACCGCTTCGATCGGCTACCTCCTCGCGAAACTTTTCTGGGCATGGTGGATCGGGCGCAAGCGCAGGCTGATGATCGAAACCATGCGCAACCGATGA
- the smpB gene encoding SsrA-binding protein SmpB yields the protein MARPKPETFDKHKTVAENRRARFDYFIEDKFEAGLMLTGTEVKALRAGEASIAESFAEVRGGEVWLVNANVPEFSHGNRFNHEPRRPRKLLLNAREIDKLTGAVERKGMTLVPLSIYFNSRGRAKVELALAKGKQAQDKRQTIKDRDWQRDKARLLRERG from the coding sequence CGTCGCCGAGAACCGGCGCGCGCGGTTCGATTACTTCATCGAGGACAAGTTCGAAGCCGGCCTGATGCTGACGGGCACGGAGGTGAAGGCACTGCGCGCGGGCGAGGCGTCCATCGCGGAAAGCTTCGCCGAAGTGCGCGGCGGCGAGGTGTGGCTGGTCAACGCCAACGTGCCGGAATTCAGCCACGGCAACCGCTTCAATCACGAACCCCGCCGGCCCCGCAAGCTGCTGCTCAACGCGCGGGAGATCGACAAGCTCACCGGCGCGGTGGAGCGCAAGGGCATGACGCTGGTGCCGCTGTCGATCTATTTCAATTCGCGTGGCCGCGCAAAAGTGGAACTCGCCCTGGCCAAGGGCAAGCAGGCGCAGGACAAGCGCCAGACGATCAAGGACCGCGACTGGCAGCGCGACAAGGCGCGCCTCCTGCGCGAGCGCGGGTGA